From the genome of Myripristis murdjan chromosome 22, fMyrMur1.1, whole genome shotgun sequence, one region includes:
- the fosl2 gene encoding fos-related antigen 2 — MYQDYSGNYDTSSRGSSTSPAQPESFTSGSSTIGSPISTSSYQKYRVDMPGSNSAFIPTINAITTSQDLQWMVQPTVITSMSNPYSRSHPYSHHLTNGPGLLGHNTLARPGVIRSIGDARGRRKRDEQLTPEEEEKRRVRRERNKLAAAKCRNRRRELTEMLQGETEKLEEEKADLQKEIESLQKEKDKLEFMLVAHNPVCKLPIEDRHQGGHHHHHHHQQPQQQQCAPLPLTMRSNMGNRGPINQVVVKQEPEEDDDNVGKSQRSVIKPICLGSGGVVGGSIYCTDGDSLNTPVVAASTPASTPSAPSLIFTYPSMLEPESPSPSSESCSKAHRRSSSSGDQSSDSLNSPTLLAL; from the exons ATGTACCAGGACTACTCCGGGAACTACGACACCTCGTCCCGCGGCAGCAGCACCTCTCCGGCCCAGCCAGAGTCCTTCACGAGCGGCAGCAGCACGATCGGCAGTCCGATCTCTACCTCAAGCTACCAG AAGTACAGGGTTGACATGCCCGGCTCCAACAGTGCCTTCATCCCCACCATCAATGCCATCACTACCAGCCAAGACCTACAGTGGATGGTGCAGCCCACCGTCATCACCTCCATGTCCAACCCTTACTCCCGCTCCCACCCTTACAGCCATCACCTGACCAACGGTCCAGGGCTGCTGGGACACAACACACTGGCAAGGCCCGGCGTCATCCGCTCCATCGGGGACGCCCGAGGGCGGCGTAAGAGGGACGAGCAG CTAAccccagaggaggaggagaaaaggagagtgaGGCGTGAGAGGAATAAGTTAGCTGCAGCCAAATGCCGCAACCGCAGACGAGAGCTCACTGAGATGCTCCAAGGG gagacagagaagctggaggaggagaaggcggACTTGCAGAAGGAGATCGAGTCcctgcagaaagagaaagacaagctGGAGTTCATGCTGGTCGCCCATAATCCTGTGTGCAAGCTGCCCATAGAGGACCGCCACCAGGGTGggcaccaccaccatcaccaccaccagcagccacagcagcaacagtgtgCCCCCCTACCCTTGACCATGCGCTCCAACATGGGCAACCGGGGCCCCATCAACCAGGTGGTGGTGAAGCAGGAACCGGAGGAGGACGATGACAATGTGGGAAAGTCCCAGCGCTCTGTCATCAAGCCCATCTGTCTGGGCAGCGGTGGGGTCGTCGGTGGCAGCATTTACTGCACAGACGGGGACAGCCTCAACACACCAGTGGTTGCAGCCTCCACCCCGGCCTCCACACCCAGCGCCCCGAGCCTCATCTTCACCTACCCTAGCATGCTGGAGCCAGAGAGTCCTTCACCCTCCTCCGAGTCGTGCTCCAAGGCCCACcgacgcagcagcagcagcggcgacCAGTCCTCAGACTCCCTCAATTCACCCACCCTCCTGGCCCTCTGA